ccaggtgtggtggcacacacctatagtcccagcgctacccaggaggctgaagcaggagaatcacttgaacccaggaggcggaggttgcagtgagccgagatcgcgccactgcactccagcctgggtgacagagcgagactccgtctcagaaaaagaaaaaacaaaaaacaaaaaagaaaaagaaaagaaccaaataaataaaatcaaagatgaaaaaggagacattacaactgatagtgcagaaattcaaaggaccaTTAGTGAGGCTATCATGAGTAACTATAgaccaataaattggaaaatccagAGTAAAttataaattcctggatacatacaacctactaagatgaaaccatgaagaaatccaaaatctgaacacaccaataacaagtaatgacaTGGAAGCCATCataaagtctcccagtaaaaaaaaaaaaaaaaaaaagtctgagagccaatggcttcacagctgaattttaccaaacatttaaggaataacTAATACcagtcctactcaaactattccaaagaatACAGAAGGAGAGAATACTGCCAAATGcgttctatgaggccagtattaacctgataccaaagccaaagacacttcaaaaaaagaaaactacaggccaatacctctgatgaatattgatgcaaaaaatcctcaacaaaatactagcaaaccaaattcaacattacatttaaaagatcattcatcatgatcgactaggatttatcccagggatgcaaggatggttcaacatacgcaaatcaatcaatgtaatacatcatactaacagaatgaaagataaaaaccataTCATTTCAATGCATGCTATAAAAGCATATAATAAAAGTCAacattcctttatgattaaaaacttctcagaaactgggtatagaaggaacacacttcaacacaataaaagccatatgtgacagacccacagctagtaacACAacgaatggggaaaaactgaaagccttttctctaagagcTGAAACAAGATGAGGATGCCCAcattcaccactgttattcatcataatactggaagtcctagctagagcaatcagacaacagaaagaaataacaggcatccacattggaaaagaagaagtcaaattatccttgtttgcagattatatgatcttatgtttggaaaaacctaaagaccccACACAAAAACTATTActactgataaacaaattcagtaaagttgcaggacacaaaatcaacatacaaatatcagtagcatttctttttttattaatttttttctttttttgcacacaaaacaataaacattttctaaaaatacatagaaacaaaaagatgcatatcaaacatattaggaaggttgcacatgggaagaccgGGAacagaaatggggggtgggaatgaaagaaaataaatgagagagggactttgtatggatcaatgataataactcaatcctctatgtctttgacaaagaagaaggagaaggaagaggaagaaaaagaaagtgggataaaggatcagaaagggaggaaaatagaaaaaattagagtatgactccagggtagatctgttttgttgttgctgggttggttggttggtttgtttgttgtatttttcatatgtttcgccatgttggccaagctggtcttgaactcctagcctcaagtgatcaacccgccttggcctcccagagtgctgggactacaggtgcgatccaccacgtccagcccccacactgcgtccggcctccgtggtagacctcccagatggggcggccaggcagaggcactcctcacatcccagacgataggcggccgggcagaggcgctcctcacttcccagaaggggcggccgggcagagacgctcctcacttcccagaaggggcggccgggcagagacgctcctcacttcccggacggggcggctgggcagagacgctcctcacttcttcccagacgggtcggctgggcagaggcgctcctcacttcccagacggggtggccgggcagaggctcctcacttcccagatggggcggccaggcagaggcgctcctcacttcccagacggggcggctgggcagaggctcctcacatcccagatgcggcggccgggcagaggcgctcctcacctcccagacgatgggcggccgggcagaggagctcctcacttcccagatggggcggctgggcagaggcgctcctcacatcccagacgatgggcgaccaggcagagacgctccccacctcccagacgagGCGGCGGCCGGGCAAaggctgcaatcctagcaccctaggaggccaaggcaggcggctgggaggcagaggctgcagcgagccgagaccacgccaccgcactccagccggggcaacaccgagcacccagtgagcgagactccatctgcagtcccagcacctcgggaggccaaggcaggtagaccactcgaggccaggagttggagaccagcctggccaacatggcgaaaccccgcctccaccaaaaataccaaaaccagccaggcgtggtggcgcgcgcccaCAATCCCAGCCACCCGgcagaccgaggcaggagaatcacgggagcccgaAGCACGGAATCCACAGCACGGAGTCTACAGCGAGCTGAGACCATGGCGcttcactccggcctgggcaacagagggagaccgtgcgaaagaaagagagagagagagagagaaaagagagagagaaagagagagagagaaggaaggaaggaaggaaggaaggaaggaaggaaggaaggaaggaaggaaggaaggaagggaaggatcagtagcatttctaaatgccaacaatgaacaatctgaagaaaaaatcaaaaaagtaatcccatttacactaaccacaaataaaattaaatacttcgGAATTAACTGAACCAAAGAAGTGAAGCACCtccacaatgaaaactataaaacattgatgaaagaaattgaagagggcaCAAAAGAGTGGAAAGATACTCCatgtttatgaattggaagactcaatattgttaaaaatgtccatactacccaaagcaatctacagattcaattcaatgcctatcaaaatgccaatggcattcttcacagaaatttttttttaaatcctaaaatttttatgaaacaaCAAAAGACCCAGAAAGCCAACGCTaacctgagcaaaaagaataaaactggaagaatcacattacctgatttcaaattctactacaaagctatggtaaccaaaacagcatgtattggcataaaaacagacacatagaccaatggaacagaatagagaacccagaaacaaatccatacatctacagtgaactcattttcagcaAAGCTGCTAAGAACATACACGGGggccaagagcagtggctcacacctgtaatcccagcccttttggaggccaaggtgagcaaatcacttgaggtcaggggttcaagaccagcctggccaacatggtgaaaccccatttctactaaaaatacaaaaactagccaggcatggctaTAATctcacatgcctataatctcaactactcaggaggctgaggcatgagaatcacttgaacccaggacccagaggttgcagtgagccaagatcacaccactgcaccactgcactccaggctgagcaaaagagcaagactgcatctcaaaaaaaaaaaaaaagaaaaaaagaaaaaacacaatagATGAAATAGAACAGCAGAAAAATATGGCAAACACATTATATctcttttttaataataattttttaaattgttcaaggaatctgcccaccttgaccacccaaagtgctaggattgcacgtgtgagccaccacccctggccaacaCATTATATCTCTACTCAATGTTGCTAATGACAAGATCTAAtgcctttttatggttgaatagtactccattgtgtatatgtaccacattttctctatccgtTCCTCTGTTGAcggatacttaggttgcttccaaatcttggctaatTGTGAATAATACTCCAACAAACATGGGAGAgaagatatctcttcaatatcctGATTTTCAATTGATGGAGCTGGGAAAATTGGACATCCATACGCAtaagactgaaactagacccctatctctcaccatatacaaaaatcaataaaaatgaattaaatatataaatttaagacctcaaaatatgggcgggtgcagtggctcatgcttgtaatcccagcagaggatttgggaggccaaggcgggtggatcacctgaggtcagaagttcgaggtcagcctggccaacatggtgaaaccccatctctactaaaaacacacaaaaaaaattagccaggcatggtggcagacgcctgtaatcccagctgctcgggaggctgaggcaggagaatcacttgaacccctgaggcggaggttgcagtgagccgagatcatgccattgcactctagcctgggcaacaagggcaaaactccgtcaaaaaaaaaaaaaaaaccctcaaaatataaaactactaTAACAAAACATTGGGGAACTCTCCAGGACTTTGATCTGggtaaagatttcttgagtaataatCCACAAGCACAGGTAACTAAAGCAAAAGTggataaatgggatcacatcaagttaaaaagcttctacacagcaaaggaaacatcaGCAAActgaagagaatgaaagaaattatctgcaaactactcatctgacaagggattcatAGCCAGAATacataagaagctcaaacaactctacaggaaaaaaatctaataatccaatataaaaatgggcaaaataactgaataaatatttctcaaaagaagacatacaaatagcaaacagctatgtgaaaaggtgctcaacatcactgatcatcagacaaatgcaaatcaaaactacaatgagatatcatcttaccccagttaaaatggcttttatccaaaagacaggaaataataaatgctggcaaggatgtggagtaaagggaaccctcgtacactgttggtgggaatgtaaactcgTAAAAACCACTacggagaacagtttggaggttctgcaaaaatctaaaaatagagctaccacatgatccagcaatctcactgccaCGTacataatcaaaagaaagaaaagcagaatattGAAGACATATCTGTTCTCCCATGTTTATTGGAGTTTTATTCActatagccaagatttggaagcaacctaactatccatcaacagatgaatggataaagaaaatgtggtacatatacacaatggagcactattcagccataaaaaagaatgagatcctgtcattagcaacaacatggatggaactggaggtcattatgttaagtggaataactcaggcacaaaaaaacaaacttctcatgttctcacttatttatagcagctaaaaattaaaacaattgaacacatggagagagtagaaggatggttaccagaagctgggaagggtagtgagggtGGGGGCAAATAGaaatggttaataggtacaaaaaaaaatagaaaaaatgaattaaaatctaGTATTCAATAGCGGAAccgggtgactatagtcaataataatttaattgtacaatttaaaataaagagtataattggattgtttgtaacacaaaggataaatgcttgagaggatggataccccatttaccacGATGTGATTACTATGTATTGCaggcctgtatcaaagtatctcatataacccataaatatatatacctactatatacccacaaaaattaaagttCACTTATCAAagcaaaattttcatttctaatttctatCACAAATGAAAGAACTTTTTAGAACCACGTAGGAAGGGTGGGGAAAGAGCGGTGAGTATGAGTTAAAGCTCTTTTTCATATATTCCTGGAAAATCTTAGAAGAGACATTTAGACGTAAGCTACTTACAAAAGTAAGCAAGCAGTTTTTGAAATTgtgttttggcttttttcttaACCAAGATAAAAGCAATTACCGCCATTGGGTCCCACGAGCACATCCAAGGAACCTTCCCCTACAGACACAAAgacactcccccacccccccaaccgccacctccccacctccccacctcgcTCTTGCTCTAATTGATCCAATCATCTCTAGGCCACGCCCACCGCAGAGCACGGTCGGGAGGCGGGGCCTATATTGACACATCCTGGTGCGCCCAGATCACCTGACGTCCCACGTTATTAGTCATCGGACGTGCATCCGGGTCTGCGCCAGGAAGGCCCAAGATTCCATCGCGCGAGGCTCTCTCAGCAGTACGGACTGCGGTCTCCGGGAGGCGCCCCTGGAGCTCCGAGGACTCGCCCCGCGCCGTGCGGCCCTTCGCCCCTTCCGCCCCAACCCGCCTCGCCTACCACCGACACCTGTTACCTCAAAGAGGACTTCGCCGCCCGCGCTCCCCACATCCTCTGCTAGGCCCAGGAGCGCCGTCCGCAGCGCCGTCGAGGCTATGGGCAGCCGGCCCCGCAGCCCCAGCGCCTTCCCTGCGCCCTGGTGGGGACAGCAGCCAGGAGGACCCTGCCCTGCCAAGCGCCTCCGATTGGAGGAGCCCGCGGGCCCCGAACCCCGCGTGGCGCCCAGCCTGGAAGACCCGGCAGGAACCCCGGCCGTGGGCGCGCTCACCTCTGTAGTCGTCCTGGCCGCGGGCTGTGCCCTGCGTGTGCCACTGGACGACGTCGACCTGGTACTGGAGCTCCCGCCAACGTCGATCCTGCGAGTGTCTCTCGATGGACACACCCTCATCCTGATCCCCGAGGTCCCCCTGAGCTCTGTCGACGAACGCTCAGGAGCGCAGGGCGACTCGTCTGCCGGCCTGGAAGTGGACGTTTTCCTGGGTGCTCTCAGGGAGGACGTCGTCGTCGAGCAGGAAGTCTGCGCATCTGTCCCAGAGATCGCCGCCCAGGAAGAGGCCTACGAGGAGGACGCGGACCGCGAGTTTCCGGAGCTCCGGATGGACGCCGCAGCCGGCTCAGCCGCTGGGCTCTACTCCTCCGCTAGAAGTATGTTCAGCCCCTGTTGGGAGGGCCCCATCCCAGAACCCTGTGCTCTGGCCCCCAATCCCAGTTCGGAGAGACGCTCTCCACGCCCCATCTTCGACCCGGAATTCCGCCTTCTGGAACCTGTCCCCAGCTCACCTCTCCAACCTCTACTTCCCTCTCCGCGCGTGGGGAGTCCAGGTCCCCACGCGCACCCGCTGCTCCCGAAACGCCCTCCATGCAAGGCCCGCAGACGACTGTTCCAGGAATGAACTGCTTCCCACAATCCCTTGCCACCGGCCGCAGGTTCGTGTGGATCCTCCAAGACTCACTGTGAGGACTTGCCACCGCCTGGAAATGCAGCATCTTCATTCGTCGACAGTGGGCAGTTGGATTACTGTTGTTTgggtgggttggttggttggctggCTGGCTGGTTGGTTTTTTGGCAGAATTCCTTGGTAAGTGGCAGGCAAggacatgaaaaaagaaaagcagattctGGCAAGCACCTTTACCAAGAAGAGTAGACCACACATAACCAGTCATGGATTTTCAGATCCCTTGCCTTTGCTGCAGGAGCTGTTACTTCTGCCTTTGTCACCTTCAGCCAACTGTATCCTCAGTTTCACCCCTACTCTTGCTTAAAGCTCccttcagttttctttaaaattcccCCCTTTTTTATCACCTCCATACACCTATCCGTTCTCTCCAATCCAGATCattgtctttccttctttttgcagTTACGAATTTACCTATACGATTTCTCCCAACATCCTCTGAAGTGCTTCTGaccactgattttattttccccttgCTCTCCTTAACTCCTTTTCCTGGACCTGGACAATCAAGATAAATGCATATTAGATTAGATAGTAAACAAACAACATTCAAATGTAATGAATGCACTGGAGCTTTTGGAAGTGTTTCTGCAAATAAGAATTtaagggccgggcgcgatggctcacgcctgtaatcccagcactttgggaggccgaggtgggtggatcacctgccgtcaggagttcgacactagcctggccaacatgtcgaaaccccgtctctactaaaaatacgaaaattagccgggcatggtggcgtgtgcctgtaatcccagctactagcggGGATGAGGcacgaggatcgcttgaacctgggaagcagaggttgcagtgagccgagatcgtgccattgcactccagcctgggcaacagagtgagactccatcccaaaaaaaaaagaaagaaagaaaacgaaaaaaacaagaatttaaaaattagtgaaagCAATATTTAATGAGGGAAAGTAGGAAGTTGTGACACTTTCATTCCAGCAGCAGCTTGTACAATGACATATTCTATGTACTTTAACCAATGAGTATTCCTGAATTTCAGGGCAGTGTGGGCTTCACCTTGATTTCCTCTCAGGGGTAGTCACTCAGCTTCACCGCATGGACAATTTGgtctaatttatttttgagagtttttttcatGCTTTTGAGTCCATCACCCTGAATTGGCAGTCGTTATTTCTTAGTATTATTTCCTTAATGTCTTTTTaactataaaggaaagaaaatattacacACAATGTTGTCATATCCTTTGATCCCCACTCTTCTCCCCCATTCCCAGGGGATTCACATCATGACACAAAGTTGGTGGATATCATTCTAGTCAATATAGGAAAgctacgtatacatatatatatgtatgtatagatataaATAAGCAATGTTTATGTTGTTTTCTGGACAATTAAATTTATATAACTACCTCATATTCTCCAGTTTACttttttctcaactttatttTCGAGATGACATAAATATGTGTAGTTCATTTCTTCTAAAGATTCCAGTATCCATCATAtgattgtgatattttatttgttctttatttatttgtttatttattggagacagggtctcattctgtcaccctggatggagtgcagtggcacgattgagtggacttgaactcctgggctcaagagatcctttgcctcagcctcccaagtaactgggactactggtgcgCATTCCCACACCCacctaaatttaaaagaaattttttttttagagatggagtctcactatgttgcccaggctggtttcaaactcctggcctcaagcagtcctcctgacaaagcctctgaaagtgctggaattacagaagtgagctactgcacctggcctcagatttatttttatttcttttttgttttggggggctTTCTTAGATACAAGGTCTCTCTCCATCACCCGGGTTGGAGTGTAacggcacaatcatagctcactacagctttgaactcctaggctcaagcagtcctctcacctcagcctcccaagtggcagggactacaggcacaaaccacgatacccagataattttttaattttttgtggagacggagtcttgctcggttgcccaggcttgtcttgaacttctgggctcaagcgatcctcctgcctcccaaaatgctgggattacaggcatgagccactgcacctagcctcagACTTCTtataaatatgacaccaaaagcacaatccttAAAGAAATAGTGTGATGACGGGCCTCATCCAAATGAAGAACTTTTGTTCTCCAAAGACActgttaaaatgaaaagataagccacggatggaaaaacatatattcacaaGGCAAATATCTAATAAAGGACTTGTGTGTCCAGAATAACACTTTCAAAATTGAGtaagaaaacactttttaaaaaggcagtaaAATCAAGACACTCAAAAATACAACCTTCACAATGACTAGCATCAAATTAAAGATTATTAATTATATGAATGTGCAGAAAAATGTGACCCACAAACAGGAGTAAAAATAGTTGAtaaagttctttatatttttttatattagccttttatcagatgtatggtttgcaaatattttctcctaatctgtgggttgtctcctcattctcttgtttcctttgctgtgcagaaactttttagtttgattcaatcccatttgtttatttttgcttttcttgcctgtgctttgggggtcatatccaagaaatctttgcccacaccaatgtcatggagctttccccctctgttttcttctagccATTTTACAATCtggggtcttatatttaagtctttaacctattttgagttgatttttttcttttattaaaaaatctaatCATATTTTCTATGCCAAATTTACTTccgaatcttttttttttttttttttttttttgagatggagtctcactctgtcacccaggctggggtgcagtgacacaatctcagctcactgcaacctctgcctcctggggtcaagcaatcctgccacctcagcctcccaagtagctgagattacagatgcaagccaccatgcccagctaattttcatattttttgtagagacaaggtttcactctgttgcccaggctggtcttgaactcctgagctcaagcaatccactcacctcagcctcccaaagtgctgggattacgggcatgagacaccatgcccagccaagttaatttttttatgtggtgTGAAATAGGATCCGATTTCATTCCTCTGCTTGTGGATAAACAGTTTTGTATCTGCACTCccgtgttcactgcagcattattatGAGTAGCTAAGATATGGAGCCAACCTATGTGTTTATCATcatataaatggataaagaaaatgtggtatatatacatgatggaatactattcagccttaaagaagaaggagattctgtcatttgtgacaacattaagaacctgaaggacattgtgataagtgaaataagccaggcccagAAGGACGACTACCATAAGATTCCACTTATATACAGAATCTAGAACAGTTGAACTGGTAGAAGTAGAGTAGAAcaatgattaccagaggctggaggaggagggtggatggcaaaaagaaagatgttgaccaaagggtacaaagtttcagttagacaagaggaataagCTTTAGTGATCAATTGCACAGAAAggtgactataataaataaaaatgcaacgtatttttcaaaattgctgaaagagtaggtttttatgttttcaccacaaaaaaaataagtatgtgaagtgatgaatttgttaattagcttaatttaatCCCTCTACagtgtaaaaatatattaaaacatcacgttgtacccccataaatatatacaattattatttgtcaaaaataaaacaaaaaatagttgaTAGAAAGTGGTGTAGATTAACAGAAATGATAAAACTAGCAGGCAAGAACACTAACAGCTGTTGTAAAGATGCTCAGTATGTCCCAGGATTTTAAAGACGACCTAAGCATAATGAGGACAgaattaaagatataaaaaaagaacCTAATGGAACTTCTAGAGATAAAGAACATAATATATGAAACGAAAACTTTATTGGATGGTATTCAATactgcagaagaaagaaactaagaGAATG
The nucleotide sequence above comes from Nomascus leucogenys isolate Asia chromosome 8, Asia_NLE_v1, whole genome shotgun sequence. Encoded proteins:
- the PRR23A gene encoding proline-rich protein 23A, which codes for MGSRPRSPSAFPAPWWGQQPGGPCPAKRLRLEEPAGPEPRVAPSLEDPAGTPAVGALTSVVVLAAGCALRVPLDDVDLVLELPPTSILRVSLDGHTLILIPEVPLSSVDERSGAQGDSSAGLEVDVFLGALREDVVVEQEVCASVPEIAAQEEAYEEDADREFPELRMDAAAGSAAGLYSSARSMFSPCWEGPIPEPCALAPNPSSERRSPRPIFDPEFRLLEPVPSSPLQPLLPSPRVGSPGPHAHPLLPKRPPCKARRRLFQE